From a single Streptomyces sp. NBC_01264 genomic region:
- a CDS encoding GNAT family N-acetyltransferase, whose product MLIRAAHIDELPLLQDIERAAGECFRAIGMPEIADDEPLPLEELLGYRRAGLAWVAAEGAGSAEGAGSAEGAGSAGSAGTGTPVGYLLADRIDGNLHVEQVSVHPDRAHRRIGRSLLEHLADRARAEGAPALTLTTFSDVPWNAPYYVRCGFRSLDDGGLGPGLRDIRDREAAHGLDRWPRVCMRRDV is encoded by the coding sequence ATGCTGATCAGAGCCGCACACATCGACGAGCTGCCCCTCTTGCAGGACATCGAGCGAGCCGCCGGGGAATGCTTCCGCGCCATCGGCATGCCGGAGATCGCCGACGACGAACCGCTCCCGCTGGAGGAACTCCTCGGCTACCGGCGGGCCGGGCTGGCGTGGGTGGCCGCCGAGGGCGCCGGGTCCGCCGAGGGCGCCGGGTCCGCCGAGGGCGCCGGGTCCGCCGGGTCCGCCGGGACGGGGACCCCGGTCGGCTACCTCCTCGCCGACCGGATCGACGGGAACCTCCACGTCGAGCAGGTGTCCGTGCACCCGGACCGCGCTCACCGCCGCATCGGACGGTCCTTGCTGGAACACCTGGCGGACCGGGCCCGGGCGGAGGGTGCCCCGGCGCTGACCCTTACGACCTTCAGCGACGTGCCGTGGAACGCCCCGTACTACGTCCGGTGCGGATTCCGGAGCCTGGACGACGGCGGCCTCGGGCCGGGGCTGCGCGACATCCGTGACCGCGAGGCCGCGCACGGGCTCGACCGCTGGCCCCGGGTGTGCATGCGCCGGGACGTCTGA
- a CDS encoding SRPBCC family protein, with product MARRLRPVGLDFIEVAPIRLVFAGRTTAAPEEVYRALAEELEGWPSWFRAVTLARPTHGGAGREIKLAGGVRFQETIMAADPERRYAYRVDETNAPGIRALLEEWRLAPSGSGTHVQWTFAADGPAAVHFGLAAARPALGHSFRSAVRALDLRLAKRRHGARQQGDQ from the coding sequence ATGGCCCGCCGACTCCGCCCCGTAGGGCTGGACTTCATCGAGGTGGCCCCGATCCGCCTGGTCTTCGCCGGCCGGACCACGGCCGCTCCGGAGGAGGTGTACCGGGCGCTGGCCGAGGAGTTGGAGGGCTGGCCGAGCTGGTTCCGGGCCGTCACCCTGGCCCGTCCCACCCACGGCGGCGCCGGGCGCGAGATCAAACTGGCGGGCGGGGTCCGCTTCCAGGAGACGATCATGGCCGCGGATCCCGAGCGGCGCTACGCGTACCGGGTCGACGAGACCAACGCCCCGGGCATACGGGCCCTGCTGGAGGAGTGGCGCCTCGCACCCTCCGGCTCCGGCACCCACGTCCAGTGGACCTTCGCCGCGGACGGCCCGGCCGCCGTCCACTTCGGGCTCGCCGCGGCCCGCCCCGCACTCGGGCACTCGTTCCGCTCGGCGGTCCGCGCGCTGGACCTGCGGCTGGCGAAGCGGCGGCACGGGGCGCGTCAACAAGGGGACCAGTAG